A region of Arabidopsis thaliana chromosome 5, partial sequence DNA encodes the following proteins:
- a CDS encoding TRAF-like superfamily protein codes for METDSIDSVIDDDEIHQKHQFSSTKSQGGATVVISPATSVYELLECPVCTNSMYPPIHQVFQCFGQYFCLHFEAFQLGMAPVYMAFLRFMGDEDDARNYTYSLEVGGSGRKQTWEGTPRSVRDSHRKVRDSHDGLIIQRNMALFFSGGDKKELKLRVTGRIWKEQQNPDSGVCITSMCSS; via the exons ATGGAAACAGATAGTATCGATTCCGTGATCGATGACGATGAGATCCATCAAAAACACCAATTCTCATCAACCAAGTCTCAGGGAGGAGCCACCGTGGTAATCTCTCCGGCTACAAGCGTTTACGAGCTCCTTGAATGCCCTGTCTGCACCAATTCAATGTACCCACCAATCCATCAG GTGTTTCAATGTTTTGGTCAATACTTTTGTCTTCATTTTGAAGCGTTTCAGCTCGGTATGGCTCCAGTTTACATGGCGTTTCTGAGATTCATGGGCGATGAAGATGACGCACGAAACTATACATACAGTTTAGAAGTTGGAGGCAGTGGGAGAAAACAGACATGGGAAGGGACACCAAGAAGTGTCAGAGATAGTCACAGGAAAGTCAGAGACAGTCATGACGGTCTTATAATCCAAAGAAACATGGCACTCTTCTTTTCCGGTGGAGACAAGAAAGAACTGAAACTTAGAGTCACTGGAAGAATCTGGAAAGAGCAACAGAATCCAGATTCTGGTGTTTGCATAACCTCTATGTGTAGTAGCTGA
- a CDS encoding TRAF-like superfamily protein (TRAF-like superfamily protein; FUNCTIONS IN: ubiquitin-protein ligase activity, zinc ion binding; INVOLVED IN: multicellular organismal development, protein ubiquitination, ubiquitin-dependent protein catabolic process; LOCATED IN: endomembrane system, nucleus; EXPRESSED IN: 23 plant structures; EXPRESSED DURING: 14 growth stages; CONTAINS InterPro DOMAIN/s: TRAF-like (InterPro:IPR008974), Seven-in-absentia protein, TRAF-like domain (InterPro:IPR018121), Zinc finger, SIAH-type (InterPro:IPR013010), Seven In Absentia Homolog-type (InterPro:IPR013323), Seven-in-absentia protein, sina (InterPro:IPR004162), TRAF-type (InterPro:IPR013322); BEST Arabidopsis thaliana protein match is: Protein with RING/U-box and TRAF-like domains (TAIR:AT4G27880.1); Has 30201 Blast hits to 17322 proteins in 780 species: Archae - 12; Bacteria - 1396; Metazoa - 17338; Fungi - 3422; Plants - 5037; Viruses - 0; Other Eukaryotes - 2996 (source: NCBI BLink).): MDILYVQPVNQECIIALEKVAESLELPCKYYNLGCLGIFPYYSKLKHESQCNFRPYSCPYAGSECAAVGDITFLVAHLRDDHKVDMHTGCTFNHRYVKSNPREVENATWMLTVFQCFGQYFCLHFEAFQLGMAPVYMAFLRFMGDEDDARNYTYSLEVGGSGRKQTWEGTPRSVRDSHRKVRDSHDGLIIQRNMALFFSGGDKKELKLRVTGRIWKEQQNPDSGVCITSMCSS; encoded by the exons ATGGACATACTTTATGTTCAACCTGTAAATCAAGAGTGCATAATCGCTCTTGAGAAAGTAGCTGAGTCGCTTGAGTTACCGTGCAAGTATTACAATCTTGGATGCCTTGGGATTTTCCCTTATTACAGTAAACTAAAGCATGAGTCTCAATGTAACTTTAGACCTTATAGTTGTCCATATGCTGGCTCGGAGTGTGCTGCTGTAGGTGACATTACTTTCCTTGTTGCTCATTTAAGAGATGATCATAAAGTCGATATGCATACTGGATGTACGTTTAATCATCGTTATGTTAAATCTAATCCACGCGAAGTAGAGAACGCTACTTGGATGCTAACG GTGTTTCAATGTTTTGGTCAATACTTTTGTCTTCATTTTGAAGCGTTTCAGCTCGGTATGGCTCCAGTTTACATGGCGTTTCTGAGATTCATGGGCGATGAAGATGACGCACGAAACTATACATACAGTTTAGAAGTTGGAGGCAGTGGGAGAAAACAGACATGGGAAGGGACACCAAGAAGTGTCAGAGATAGTCACAGGAAAGTCAGAGACAGTCATGACGGTCTTATAATCCAAAGAAACATGGCACTCTTCTTTTCCGGTGGAGACAAGAAAGAACTGAAACTTAGAGTCACTGGAAGAATCTGGAAAGAGCAACAGAATCCAGATTCTGGTGTTTGCATAACCTCTATGTGTAGTAGCTGA
- the PMEPCRF gene encoding pectin methylesterase PCR fragment F (pectin methylesterase PCR fragment F (PMEPCRF); FUNCTIONS IN: pectinesterase activity; INVOLVED IN: cell wall modification; LOCATED IN: cell wall; EXPRESSED IN: 22 plant structures; EXPRESSED DURING: 13 growth stages; CONTAINS InterPro DOMAIN/s: Pectinesterase, active site (InterPro:IPR018040), Pectin lyase fold/virulence factor (InterPro:IPR011050), Pectinesterase, catalytic (InterPro:IPR000070), Pectinesterase inhibitor (InterPro:IPR006501), Pectin lyase fold (InterPro:IPR012334); BEST Arabidopsis thaliana protein match is: Plant invertase/pectin methylesterase inhibitor superfamily (TAIR:AT3G49220.1); Has 1807 Blast hits to 1807 proteins in 277 species: Archae - 0; Bacteria - 0; Metazoa - 736; Fungi - 347; Plants - 385; Viruses - 0; Other Eukaryotes - 339 (source: NCBI BLink).) gives MGYDRLGPSGPSNPNQKDPATSLPELQKKTKTKLILFTLAVLVVGVVCFGIFAGIRAVDSGKTEPKLTRKPTQAISRTCSKSLYPNLCIDTLLDFPGSLTADENELIHISFNATLQKFSKALYTSSTITYTQMPPRVRSAYDSCLELLDDSVDALTRALSSVVVVSGDESHSDVMTWLSSAMTNHDTCTDGFDEIEGQGGEVKDQVIGAVKDLSEMVSNCLAIFAGKVKDLSGVPVVNNRKLLGTEETEELPNWLKREDRELLGTPTSAIQADITVSKDGSGTFKTIAEAIKKAPEHSSRRFVIYVKAGRYEEENLKVGRKKTNLMFIGDGKGKTVITGGKSIADDLTTFHTATFAATGAGFIVRDMTFENYAGPAKHQAVALRVGGDHAVVYRCNIIGYQDALYVHSNRQFFRECEIYGTVDFIFGNAAVILQSCNIYARKPMAQQKITITAQNRKDPNQNTGISIHACKLLATPDLEASKGSYPTYLGRPWKLYSRVVYMMSDMGDHIDPRGWLEWNGPFALDSLYYGEYMNKGLGSGIGQRVKWPGYHVITSTVEASKFTVAQFISGSSWLPSTGVSFFSGLSQ, from the exons atgggTTACGACAGGCTCGGTCCATCCGGACCATCAAACCCGAACCAGAAGGACCCTGCCACGTCACTCCCGGAACTacagaagaaaactaaaacgAAGCTGATTCTCTTCACTTTGGCCGTTTTGGTAGTTGGAGTAGTCTGCTTCGGTATCTTTGCCGGCATCCGAGCCGTAGACTCGGGTAAAACCGAGCCGAAACTAACCCGTAAACCGACCCAAGCAATCTCCCGAACCTGTAGCAAATCCTTATACCCGAACCTATGCATCGACACACTTCTTGACTTTCCGGGATCTTTAACCGCCGACGAGAACGAGCTCATTCACATATCATTCAACGCAACGCTTCAAAAATTCAGCAAAGCTCTTTATACTTCTTCGACGATCACATACACTCAGATGCCCCCACGTGTACGGTCAGCTTACGATTCTTGCCTTGAGTTACTTGATGATTCAGTGGACGCGCTCACACGCGCTCTTTCCTCCGTCGTTGTCGTCTCCGGAGATGAGTCTCATTCCGATGTGATGACGTGGCTTAGCTCTGCGATGACTAACCACGACACTTGCACTGACGGATTCGATGAAATTGAAGGTCAAGGAGGAGAAGTGAAGGATCAAGTGATCGGAGCGGTTAAAGATTTGTCGGAGATGGTGAGTAATTGTTTGGCTATATTCGCCGGAAAAGTTAAGGATTTATCTGGAGTTCCGGTGGTGAATAATAGGAAGTTACTTGGGactgaagaaacagaggaattaCCTAATTGGTTGAAGAGAGAAGACAGAGAGCTTCTTGGTACTCCAACGTCGGCGATTCAAGCTGATATCACGGTGTCGAAAGACGGTAGCGGAACGTTTAAGACGATCGCGGAGGCGATCAAGAAAGCCCCGGAGCATAGTAGCCGACGATTCGTCATCTACGTTAAAGCAGGAAGAtacgaagaagagaatctgAAAGTTGGTaggaagaagacaaacttGATGTTCATCGGGGACGGCAAGGGTAAAACGGTCATAACCGGTGGGAAAAGTATCGCCGATGATCTAACTACTTTTCACACCGCCACTTTCG CTGCGACTGGTGCTGGATTTATAGTGAGGGACATGACGTTTGAGAATTACGCCGGACCGGCTAAGCATCAGGCCGTGGCACTCCGTGTTGGTGGAGACCACGCGGTGGTTTACCGTTGCAACATTATCGGTTACCAAGACGCGCTTTACGTACATTCTAACCGACAGTTTTTCCGCGAATGCGAAATTTATGGAACGGTCGATTTTATATTCGGGAATGCGGCTGTGATCTTACAGAGTTGTAACATTTATGCGCGTAAACCAATGGCTCAGCAGAAGATTACTATTACGGCTCAGAACCGAAAAGATCCGAATCAGAATACGGGGATTTCGATTCATGCTTGTAAGCTACTAGCAACACCGGATCTTGAAGCCTCTAAGGGTAGTTATCCGACGTATCTCGGCCGTCCGTGGAAGTTGTATTCTAGAGTTGTGTACATGATGTCGGATATGGGTGACCATATTGACCCGCGAGGATGGTTGGAGTGGAATGGTCCGTTTGCATTGGACTCGTTGTACTATGGTGAGTATATGAACAAAGGGTTGGGTTCAGGAATTGGTCAACGAGTCAAATGGCCTGGTTATCATGTTATTACCTCAACGGTAGAGGCTAGTAAGTTTACGGTGGCTCAGTTCATTTCTGGTTCTTCGTGGTTGCCATCCACCGGTGTGTCCTTCTTCTCCGGGTTGTCACAATAG
- the PMEPCRF gene encoding pectin methylesterase PCR fragment F: MTFLFLNSSFYIIIYRAFHISFVPLTNSKPKKKKKTMGYDRLGPSGPSNPNQKDPATSLPELQKKTKTKLILFTLAVLVVGVVCFGIFAGIRAVDSGKTEPKLTRKPTQAISRTCSKSLYPNLCIDTLLDFPGSLTADENELIHISFNATLQKFSKALYTSSTITYTQMPPRVRSAYDSCLELLDDSVDALTRALSSVVVVSGDESHSDVMTWLSSAMTNHDTCTDGFDEIEGQGGEVKDQVIGAVKDLSEMVSNCLAIFAGKVKDLSGVPVVNNRKLLGTEETEELPNWLKREDRELLGTPTSAIQADITVSKDGSGTFKTIAEAIKKAPEHSSRRFVIYVKAGRYEEENLKVGRKKTNLMFIGDGKGKTVITGGKSIADDLTTFHTATFAATGAGFIVRDMTFENYAGPAKHQAVALRVGGDHAVVYRCNIIGYQDALYVHSNRQFFRECEIYGTVDFIFGNAAVILQSCNIYARKPMAQQKITITAQNRKDPNQNTGISIHACKLLATPDLEASKGSYPTYLGRPWKLYSRVVYMMSDMGDHIDPRGWLEWNGPFALDSLYYGEYMNKGLGSGIGQRVKWPGYHVITSTVEASKFTVAQFISGSSWLPSTGVSFFSGLSQ; this comes from the exons ATGacatttttattcttaaataGCTCCttctatataataatttatagagCCTTCCACATCTCCTTTGTTCCCTTAACaaactctaaaccaaaaaaaaaaaaaaaaactatgggTTACGACAGGCTCGGTCCATCCGGACCATCAAACCCGAACCAGAAGGACCCTGCCACGTCACTCCCGGAACTacagaagaaaactaaaacgAAGCTGATTCTCTTCACTTTGGCCGTTTTGGTAGTTGGAGTAGTCTGCTTCGGTATCTTTGCCGGCATCCGAGCCGTAGACTCGGGTAAAACCGAGCCGAAACTAACCCGTAAACCGACCCAAGCAATCTCCCGAACCTGTAGCAAATCCTTATACCCGAACCTATGCATCGACACACTTCTTGACTTTCCGGGATCTTTAACCGCCGACGAGAACGAGCTCATTCACATATCATTCAACGCAACGCTTCAAAAATTCAGCAAAGCTCTTTATACTTCTTCGACGATCACATACACTCAGATGCCCCCACGTGTACGGTCAGCTTACGATTCTTGCCTTGAGTTACTTGATGATTCAGTGGACGCGCTCACACGCGCTCTTTCCTCCGTCGTTGTCGTCTCCGGAGATGAGTCTCATTCCGATGTGATGACGTGGCTTAGCTCTGCGATGACTAACCACGACACTTGCACTGACGGATTCGATGAAATTGAAGGTCAAGGAGGAGAAGTGAAGGATCAAGTGATCGGAGCGGTTAAAGATTTGTCGGAGATGGTGAGTAATTGTTTGGCTATATTCGCCGGAAAAGTTAAGGATTTATCTGGAGTTCCGGTGGTGAATAATAGGAAGTTACTTGGGactgaagaaacagaggaattaCCTAATTGGTTGAAGAGAGAAGACAGAGAGCTTCTTGGTACTCCAACGTCGGCGATTCAAGCTGATATCACGGTGTCGAAAGACGGTAGCGGAACGTTTAAGACGATCGCGGAGGCGATCAAGAAAGCCCCGGAGCATAGTAGCCGACGATTCGTCATCTACGTTAAAGCAGGAAGAtacgaagaagagaatctgAAAGTTGGTaggaagaagacaaacttGATGTTCATCGGGGACGGCAAGGGTAAAACGGTCATAACCGGTGGGAAAAGTATCGCCGATGATCTAACTACTTTTCACACCGCCACTTTCG CTGCGACTGGTGCTGGATTTATAGTGAGGGACATGACGTTTGAGAATTACGCCGGACCGGCTAAGCATCAGGCCGTGGCACTCCGTGTTGGTGGAGACCACGCGGTGGTTTACCGTTGCAACATTATCGGTTACCAAGACGCGCTTTACGTACATTCTAACCGACAGTTTTTCCGCGAATGCGAAATTTATGGAACGGTCGATTTTATATTCGGGAATGCGGCTGTGATCTTACAGAGTTGTAACATTTATGCGCGTAAACCAATGGCTCAGCAGAAGATTACTATTACGGCTCAGAACCGAAAAGATCCGAATCAGAATACGGGGATTTCGATTCATGCTTGTAAGCTACTAGCAACACCGGATCTTGAAGCCTCTAAGGGTAGTTATCCGACGTATCTCGGCCGTCCGTGGAAGTTGTATTCTAGAGTTGTGTACATGATGTCGGATATGGGTGACCATATTGACCCGCGAGGATGGTTGGAGTGGAATGGTCCGTTTGCATTGGACTCGTTGTACTATGGTGAGTATATGAACAAAGGGTTGGGTTCAGGAATTGGTCAACGAGTCAAATGGCCTGGTTATCATGTTATTACCTCAACGGTAGAGGCTAGTAAGTTTACGGTGGCTCAGTTCATTTCTGGTTCTTCGTGGTTGCCATCCACCGGTGTGTCCTTCTTCTCCGGGTTGTCACAATAG